The Cellvibrio polysaccharolyticus genomic interval AAGAAAAAGTTGGCCAGATCATGCAGCCGGAACTGCGGCACATTACGCCGGAAGACATTAAAAAATACCACGTTGGCTCGGTATTAAATGGCGGTGGTGCTTTTCCGAATGACAACAAGTACGCAAAACCTGGTGATTGGGTGGCCTTGGCGGATACTTTTTATAACGCGTCCATGGACGACAGTGACGGAGCTATTGCTATCCCTATTATTTGGGGAACCGATGCGGTACACGGTCACAACAATGTGATTGGCGCGACCATTTTTCCGCATAACATCGGCCTGGGTGCGATGAATAACCCGGATTTGATCGAAAAAATTGGCGCTGCCACCGCACGGGAAATTGCGGTGACCGGTATCGACTGGAGCTTCGCCCCCACGCTTGCGGTAGTGCGTGATGATCGCTGGGGAAGAACCTACGAGTCTTATTCCGAAGACCCGGCCATCGTGAAAGCTTATGGCGGTCGTATGGTGAAAGGTCTGCAAGGCGAAGCGAATACCCCGCAATTTATGGCGGCGGATCGGGTGGTTTCCACGGCCAAACATTTTATTGCTGATGGGGGTACGCAAGGCGGGGTAGATCGCGCCAATGCCGATATTTCAGAAGAAGAACTGCGTGACATTCATGCTGCCGGTTATTTTTCCGCACTGGCCGCTGGCAGCCAAACGGTGATGGCATCGTTTAACAGCTGGCAGGGCGAAACGCTGCACGGCCATCAATATTTGCTCACCGGTGTACTGAAAGAAAAAATGGGCTTTGATGGTTTCGTGGTTGGCGATTGGAGCGGCCATGAATTTGTACCCGGCTGTACCCGCAACAGCTGTGCCCAGGCAATCAACGCCGGCCTGGATATGTTTATGGCGCCCAATGAAGATTGGAAAGAACTCTACGCCAACACCCTTGCGCAAGTAAACAGCGGTGAAATTTCGCAAGCCCGTCTGGACGATGCGGTACGGCGTATTCTGCGCGTTAAAGTGCGTGCCGGTCTGTTTGAAAAGGGCGCGCCGTCCACCCGGGATTTTTCCGGAAAAGAAAACTGGCTGGGCGCCGCAGAACATCGTGATATTGCCCGACAAGCCGTCCGCGAATCGCTGGTATTGCTGAAAAATAAAAATCAGTTATTACCCTTGAAACCTGACGCCAAAATATTGGTAACCGGCGATGGCGCCGATGATATTGGCAAACAATCCGGCGGTTGGACAATCTCGTGGCAAGGCACCGGAAATAGCAACAGTGACTTCCCCAATGGCGTATCCCTCTTTGCCGGTATTCAGGAAAAAGTGAGCGCGGCTGGCGGCGAAGCCTGGTTAAGTGAAGATGGCAGTTATCAGCAGAAACCCGACGTAGCCATCGTGGTCTTTGGCGAAGATCCCTATGCCGAAATGCAGGGTGATATTCAGCGCCTGAAGTTGCCCGACAACAACAGTTTGGCGTTGATGAAAAAATTCCGTGCCGAAAATATCCCGGTGGTGGCTTTATTTATTACCGGTCGCCCGCTGTGGGTTAACCGTGAACTGAATGCGTCTGACGCGTTTATGGTGGTATGGCTGCCAGGCTCTGAAGGCGCCGGTGTCGCCGATGTTATTTTCCGCAACGCTGCCGGTGATATGGATCATCCGGTAAAAGGCAAGTTGTCATTCTCCTGGCCGGCAACGCCGGATCAGACGCCGTTGAACCTGGGCGATAAAAATTACGCGCCGTTGTTTCCTTTCGGCTATGGTTTAAGCTGGGGCGAGAGCGACACACTGGATGATAATTTGTCGGAAGAAGCGGGCAGTGTGTTAGCGGATACCTCGGAAGAATTAAGAATTTTTGATAACCGTCCCCTGGAACCCTGGCACCTGATCATTTCCGATCAATTGAATAATCATCTCACCGTGACCGGCAGCTCGGCGCAATTGCAGAGCATTTCGCTACGCGCTATGGACCGCCATGTACAGGAAGACAGTCGCCAGATTACCTGGCGCGCTGGCCAGCAAAGCCGTGTCAGTTTTACCTCGCATCAGCGCACGGATCTTACTCCATGGCTATCTGAAAATGCGGTGCTGAAACTGGAGATGCGAGTGGACAAACCTGCCGATAGCGCTGTGCTACTCGGTATGTATTGCGGTCAGGATTGTCAGGGCAGCATCGATATTACCGCTGCGCTACAAGAAAAAACCGCCGGTGAGTGGTTTGAGCTGGCCGTTCCGCTGTCGTGTTTCGCATCAGAGCAATTCCGTCCCGGAATGGTGTTGTCACCGTTGGTATTAATGACGGATGGCGATCTCACCCTGTCGTTGCACGATGTGCGTATTACTAAAAAAGAGGCCAATTTTTCTTGCGATTAATGGTTTTCAAGTAGCACCTTATCGACGTTTTGGCAGCAATCGCCAAAACGTCGAGTGATTTTTATTTCATCACTTTTTACCCATAACGATATAAAACGAGGTAACTATGAAAAACGTCACAAAGCAATATACCCCTGTCCCCTGGTTAGCCGTCAGTGCCGGTTGTTTGTTGTTAACCGCGTGCGGTAGTGATTCAAAAACCAATTTTACCCCAGGCAGCAGTTCGTCATCTTCCAGTATGGTTTCGTCATCATCCAGCCAGGCCAGCTCCGAACCTGCCTCCTTATGGAATCTGGTGTGGTCTGATGAGTTTGATGGCAACACCCTTGACCGTGAAAAATGGTCGTTCGAAAAAAATTGCTGGGGTGGCGGTAATAACGAACTGCAATGCTACATAGAGAGTGATCGCAACGCCTATGTTGCCGATGGCAAATTACATATTGTTGCACTCAAGGAAAGCACCGATGGCCCGTCGTTGAATGAGGAAGATCCGGGCTATCCTGGTGCGAGTGTCACGCGGGATTATTCATCAGCGCGTTTACGCTCAAAAGGTAATGGCGATTGGACATACGGGCGTATTGAAATTAACGCACGTTTGCCGCAGGGGCAAGGTATTTGGCCGGCATTCTGGATGCTGCCCAGTGAAAACCGTTACGGTGGTTGGCCACTCAGTGGCGAAATTGACATTCTGGAAGCGGTTAATCTCAACACGCCCGGTTTTGAAAATACCGTGCATGGCACACTGCACTACGGACAAACCTGGCCTAATAATCAATACACCGGCACCGAGTACAGTCCACCGCAAAATACCTGGGAAGTTTTTCATACTTACGCCGTGGAATGGCAAGAAGGTGAAATCCGCTGGTACGTAGACGAGGTGCATTTTGCAACGCAAACATCGGATGGCTGGTTCACCTATTATTGGGGCGGCGATGAAAAAGGTTTCACTACCGGTAGCCCGGCAGCACCTTTTGACCAGAATTTCCATTTACTGTTGAACCTTGCTGTGGGTGGCAATTGGCCCGGCAGCCCGAATGCAGAAACAGTATTCCCGCAAACCCTGGAAATTGATTATGTGCGGGTTTATCAGTGCAGCCTTGATCCGGAAACGGGTAAAGGTTGCGCTACTTCCATCAACCCGGAAGTAACCCCGCTGCCAGGTGTGCCTGCACCACAGCAAAAAGAAATTTCTCTCTACAAGGATGGGCCGCAAACCCTTGAGTTTTCTATCCAGGGTGGCACGGTCAGCAATACTCTGCAACCGGCGCATTGGGATAATGGTAGCGGTAATGTATCCGTCAGCTTTGCCGATTCATGGAATATTGCATTTGCGGGTTTGCCGGGGAATGCTTTTTTATCATCGGGTGATATGAGTGCGGTAGACGGTGTAAAAAACGGTTTCAAGCTCACCAACATGGCCAGCAACGGTGAGTTGAAATTTGATCTGTTTGTAGAATCAATTGATCCTGAAACCGAATTGCATATCAAACTCGACAGCGGTTGGCCGAATGTCAGTTATGTCGCCATTGATACGCCAGCGGTAGGCGAGTGGACGCCGGTTGCTATCGCTTTGCATCAACTGCAACCGAATAATGTTGAACCGGGTGCGGTTGATTTTGCGCATGTGCTCAATCCATTTGTGATTGAGCCTTTCAATGGCAAAGCCAGTGTTCGTTTGAATAACATTCGTTTTGTGTGCGCCGGCATTTGTAGTGTTGACCCGGTGCTGGAAGGGGTGACGTCGGTACTGGATCAAACCTTTTCTATCTACGAGCAAGGTGGTGTTGGCCCCAACTGGGATTTCGGTATCGGCTCGTGGGATAACAACAGCGGTCATGTACAAGTCTCCCGGGTAGCGGTTGCCGGACGTGGGGAAGTGATTGATGTACGTTTCGGTTCAGTGGCTGGCCAGAATGGATTAATGTTTATTCAATCTACCACACCGAAAAACGCCACTGCCTTTCTGGACGGCGGCTATCTTGAATTTGATATTAAAGTGATCGACTACGGTGCCAGCAATCAAACCCTTATCGTAAAAGCGGAAAGCGGCCCGTCAACGGGTACTGCGGATATTGCACTAACACCGCCACCCGCGGTGGGAGAATGGCAAACCATCCGGATGGATGTTCGTGACATGGTAGAGCATGAAGGCACCAACAGCGCCTTCAATCTGGCGGCGTTCAATACGCCGTTTGTTTTTTTACCCGCGTGGGATAATCAGGCTGGTGTGCATGTGCAACTTGATAATATTCGTTGGGTAAAATAAAGGTCTTGCTATTGGCAGGTCCCTGGCTGCTTGGAACCCCCGGGCTGGCACAATGCAAGTTTGGCGTCAGGAAGCTTGTTTCAAAACTGTCGAGTCAGGGACGCCCGCCATGGATGGCGGAAGTTAGAGCAACGCGGTTGCCGCAACGCAGGAGCAGTTGACTCGTCACAGCTACGGATTACTATTGGCAAGCCTTTTCATTCGCCCGCTTTAACGCCACTTTCAAGCACACCACGCTTGCGGAACTCCGTGGGTGAAATACCCACCAGCCGATTGAAAAAGCGATGGAAGGCTGATTTGCTGTTAAAGCCGGCTTTAAGCAAAATATCCAGAATGGTCATGTCGGCGTGATCGGCATCAATCAGCAGGCGCTTGGCTTCTTCTACCCGGTAACTGTTCATAAACTCAAAGAAGTTGGTGCCGTAATGTTTATTGATAACCGCAGACACTTCTTTTACCGGCAAATCTACCCGGCGCGAAAACTCCTCAATATTCAAATTCTGCTTTAAAAAAAGTTTCTGGCTTTCCATGCCTTGCTGCACTTTTTCAATAGCGCTGCTGGTCAGCTTCTCATCAATTTTATCCCGGGCGGGTTCTTCACGGGTGGTAAGCAGCTTGTGGGCGTACACCAGGCTGTAGGTGAAAAGCGCATTGATCAAAATAAAAATAATGTAGTTATCGGCAATACCGAAACTGTCAGAAACATCCGGTGAGGCAGTTTGCGCAATAATATGCGAGAGGCCACTGAGCGCCCAGCTGGCGAGAAAACCAATCGTCAGAACATTAAGCCAGCCAGGTTCGGTGCTGGAAAAATCGGAGTACTGGTTTTTTAATTCGGTGAAATATTTTCGTGTTTTCACCACCGCCGCAATGCCATAAACAAACGGCACTATTTTGGCCAAATGCCAGACAAAGTTCACCAGCTCCCGCTCAAGCGCGGTGCTATCAACCGTGCGGAAACTTAAATCGGCACTGGCAATACCAAACACCGCCAGCCAGATAAAAGTCGCTATTACCGGCGCTGCGTGCCACCCGTGTGAGGGTTTTAATTTAAAACCCTCCTGGGTCAGCGCGACAACATAAAAATATAAGATGGGGCCTTTTAATAGCAGGGCGGCCACCAGGAAGTAGGGTAGTAATTGTTGATCAAATAAAGGCGTGATGTGAACGAAGCCGTTCCAGAGAATCAGAATGCAGCTTGAGCCAATGGCAATACAAAGTAAAAAACCGGTCAATAAAAGGCTGGCCAACCGGTTGGTGACCGGTAACACCGCCTGAAAAATTGCCAGCAGCAGACACTCTGCAATGGTCATCAACAGGACGACATCATGAATATTAAAAATATGCGCTTTCATGAATTAACCGAAACTTTATCGTTATCGAAGGCAAATTATAGTGGAAGTGCTTGCCGCTGTCCCGATTGAAGCAGAATCACCGGCGGATAGCCAGTTGTAAACCACCACACCGCAAAATGACTGCCATTAACGCTGCAGGAAAAGGCTGCCGTAAAATACGCTGGGCCGAAAGAAATGATAAGCACTGCACCTGAGCCGAGTAACCACGCAGAGGTTAACTGCCAGTACTAAAAGCGCGCTGTGGAGAATGAGAATAATTACGAAAAGTATTGTTTTGTCAGGCGAGGGAATTTGCGAAGTGCGTTGCCA includes:
- a CDS encoding glycoside hydrolase family 16 protein; the encoded protein is MKNVTKQYTPVPWLAVSAGCLLLTACGSDSKTNFTPGSSSSSSSMVSSSSSQASSEPASLWNLVWSDEFDGNTLDREKWSFEKNCWGGGNNELQCYIESDRNAYVADGKLHIVALKESTDGPSLNEEDPGYPGASVTRDYSSARLRSKGNGDWTYGRIEINARLPQGQGIWPAFWMLPSENRYGGWPLSGEIDILEAVNLNTPGFENTVHGTLHYGQTWPNNQYTGTEYSPPQNTWEVFHTYAVEWQEGEIRWYVDEVHFATQTSDGWFTYYWGGDEKGFTTGSPAAPFDQNFHLLLNLAVGGNWPGSPNAETVFPQTLEIDYVRVYQCSLDPETGKGCATSINPEVTPLPGVPAPQQKEISLYKDGPQTLEFSIQGGTVSNTLQPAHWDNGSGNVSVSFADSWNIAFAGLPGNAFLSSGDMSAVDGVKNGFKLTNMASNGELKFDLFVESIDPETELHIKLDSGWPNVSYVAIDTPAVGEWTPVAIALHQLQPNNVEPGAVDFAHVLNPFVIEPFNGKASVRLNNIRFVCAGICSVDPVLEGVTSVLDQTFSIYEQGGVGPNWDFGIGSWDNNSGHVQVSRVAVAGRGEVIDVRFGSVAGQNGLMFIQSTTPKNATAFLDGGYLEFDIKVIDYGASNQTLIVKAESGPSTGTADIALTPPPAVGEWQTIRMDVRDMVEHEGTNSAFNLAAFNTPFVFLPAWDNQAGVHVQLDNIRWVK
- a CDS encoding glycoside hydrolase family 3 protein, with the protein product MTKSKILLFATALTLIGCTDSERDTGQKDLPVNAPGVEWPAIKSDVVRDDAIESRVNTLLEKMSQEEKVGQIMQPELRHITPEDIKKYHVGSVLNGGGAFPNDNKYAKPGDWVALADTFYNASMDDSDGAIAIPIIWGTDAVHGHNNVIGATIFPHNIGLGAMNNPDLIEKIGAATAREIAVTGIDWSFAPTLAVVRDDRWGRTYESYSEDPAIVKAYGGRMVKGLQGEANTPQFMAADRVVSTAKHFIADGGTQGGVDRANADISEEELRDIHAAGYFSALAAGSQTVMASFNSWQGETLHGHQYLLTGVLKEKMGFDGFVVGDWSGHEFVPGCTRNSCAQAINAGLDMFMAPNEDWKELYANTLAQVNSGEISQARLDDAVRRILRVKVRAGLFEKGAPSTRDFSGKENWLGAAEHRDIARQAVRESLVLLKNKNQLLPLKPDAKILVTGDGADDIGKQSGGWTISWQGTGNSNSDFPNGVSLFAGIQEKVSAAGGEAWLSEDGSYQQKPDVAIVVFGEDPYAEMQGDIQRLKLPDNNSLALMKKFRAENIPVVALFITGRPLWVNRELNASDAFMVVWLPGSEGAGVADVIFRNAAGDMDHPVKGKLSFSWPATPDQTPLNLGDKNYAPLFPFGYGLSWGESDTLDDNLSEEAGSVLADTSEELRIFDNRPLEPWHLIISDQLNNHLTVTGSSAQLQSISLRAMDRHVQEDSRQITWRAGQQSRVSFTSHQRTDLTPWLSENAVLKLEMRVDKPADSAVLLGMYCGQDCQGSIDITAALQEKTAGEWFELAVPLSCFASEQFRPGMVLSPLVLMTDGDLTLSLHDVRITKKEANFSCD
- a CDS encoding AraC family transcriptional regulator, which codes for MKAHIFNIHDVVLLMTIAECLLLAIFQAVLPVTNRLASLLLTGFLLCIAIGSSCILILWNGFVHITPLFDQQLLPYFLVAALLLKGPILYFYVVALTQEGFKLKPSHGWHAAPVIATFIWLAVFGIASADLSFRTVDSTALERELVNFVWHLAKIVPFVYGIAAVVKTRKYFTELKNQYSDFSSTEPGWLNVLTIGFLASWALSGLSHIIAQTASPDVSDSFGIADNYIIFILINALFTYSLVYAHKLLTTREEPARDKIDEKLTSSAIEKVQQGMESQKLFLKQNLNIEEFSRRVDLPVKEVSAVINKHYGTNFFEFMNSYRVEEAKRLLIDADHADMTILDILLKAGFNSKSAFHRFFNRLVGISPTEFRKRGVLESGVKAGE